Within the Populus trichocarpa isolate Nisqually-1 chromosome 14, P.trichocarpa_v4.1, whole genome shotgun sequence genome, the region GAAAAATTTAAACCTAACTTTCAATTTTTACattgttgatttattatttttaaattgattagagataaatatgtttttttttattttaattgtataacgaaatgatcaaaatatcattagaaataataaaaaaatttcataattctttttatttttttatcaggttattcTAATCATATGATTTATGTCTTGGATTTAGTGAGATATCTTGAGTTGGTTTAACTCTAATTAGTATAGTTACAAGTTTATCATAactgatattttatatttgttttaatctcATTTGAGatctaaatatcattttatattaaaataaataaaataattcaacctCCAGCAAACGAATCACGGACATCAAGTTTAGTTTTagtaaatttgaaagaaaaaatagctgTGGTTTATTTAAGGGCCAGCAATAGCATAGCAAAATATGGGAAGGCGATGGTGGCCAGGCCGAGGAAAGTGGCAGATGATGCCACAGGCCAATATTAAAATTGACAGATCACCGCACCATAATGATTTTTGGACTATTTTAAAGTTTATGCTCTCAATTTGCAGCAACCGTAATTTCAGAGTGGGTTATAATTTGGATCATCACATTTTCAAGCTACGGCGTCTGCTGGGACCTGGACCACGGACCATTTGGCgacaagaaataaaattctatCTTTTTCTTACACCATTGGTTCCGGGAGAGCCTAGGTGTCATGAAAATACTGTTTAAGATGTATTGTGATTTCTTGGTTACTTGATCAAGGGGCAAGATAAAAACCAGGGAGAGCCTAGGTGTCATGAAAATACTGTTTAAGATGTATTGTGATTTCTTGGTTACTTGATCAAGGGGCAAGATAAAAACCAGGGAGATCAGGGCTCAATCTCACctcctacacacacacacacacggatCTTCCTCCATTATTGTAGGTAACCCCCCCTCCCTGAAGAATGACAAAAATCAAACATCTACTCATTTAGGCAAGATGAAGACCAGAAAACACTCAAATCCAGTGAGTTTTTCTCTCCCTTTTCAaaccaaaaactaagaaaaatgaaaacaaagttttggatcaaaatgCAACTTCCAAAAACTAAGAGGGTAATAGAAGGAAAGTGAAAATAGGGAGATCAAAAAGAATTTTGTTGTGCTAATTTTAGGTTGGACATGTCAATTTACCTTCTTTTACACTTTGattatatatctttaaattgtgttttcctataacaaataataagaaatcaTTTGTTAATTTAGCAAGGATCCAATCGAGTagaaaaatttggaaaaaaaaacaccaactgTTCATTCTTGTTCCTTTTCCCCAAATCTTGttataactataattataatataatgtcAAATCATGAAATATGATCCAGTCCCTCCTGTGAGATTGTATAGACGGGAGGTGTATCGTTTGCAATTGCATAATTAACTTTGTTCGAAAAGGGTGGTTTTGAAGGTGCGTGGAAGGTTTAGCTGCTTGAGTAGCCATGAACATATTACtcgtccttttcattttttaaataagctaTTCTCTATAAATTTACTATTTTCAGAGCAATGGAGATTGGAGACATACTGGTTTTGTCAATCCAAGGCCTATCAAACCATGCCCAGAACAGACAATTTCCCAAACCTTCTCTTCCTAAATAGGCAGTGCCAcaaaatatgttgaaattttGAGTGATGCGAAAAGCAACCTAGATATGTTTTATTCCGAATCAAATggattcataaataatttagttgtacattattatttcaaatcattaCAACAAATAATTTCAAGGCTGACGAGAGACGGTGAGCCCCACAGTAAAAAATTACGCTCTGCCTAATTGTTATAATTAACATGCAGAATGGTTAAAATCTATCCGTAAAAGCCCAGGCaaccaaacaaaaatgatgcaaaaattgaaaagaaagagagagagaccatGATCGGGTAATTCCGTACCAGAAAAAAAGGGAGCTCGTGTAATGGCCTTGAAAATGGGCAGAAGCATGGCATTTATCAATTTGGTGGCATTGAGTTGAGGTTATAACCATACTCTCCAACTGTTGATTGTCATGATAAAGCTCAGAATGATCTCCCGACACTTGGTATTATGTCCAGAGGAGTCCATCAAAGCCAACTTCCAGATTTGTAACCGTGCTGTTGCCAAAATCCTGATCTACTGCCTGGTTGTCTTCTAATGAATCCACATATGGCTCTGATAGATCAGAAGATCGTTCAGATGGAATTCCATAATCTTTGAGAATGTGGGATGAACAAGCACTCGCTGCTTCCCTCTCCAGCACAACAAGGTAATTGTCTTCAAACTCAAAAACTAAATATCTGTTCTTGCATGCTGATCAAACCACAAAACCATGAGAACAGAGGTGAAAAGGAACGGGAAACAGAAAACAGATAAGGGGCAGTGCCACTTACAATCGACAAGGTGTGCTAGGTgatgaatgttttttatttgagttccATTGAACTTCAAAACCTGCAAGTGTTTATTGTTCTTAGTATATGCAAATAAATTGGCAAGCAGATGCGACTAAAAGTTGTTAGTGGTTATAGATAACTTGCCTGCTGATTGCTCATATCCTCGTATCCAAAGTTGACTTCATTTGCTAAGACCTGTCAGTAGAAAGAAAATGTTCAAGGCAGCGACATACCAGGATGTTAAATTGTTCAATATAACAAAGAATCTAGGCAATGAGATATGATCCTCCATcagaaaaacaaagatttaaCACGTGCAGAAAACTTGTCACTGTAATTAAAGCACACAAGATAGTAACATCACATAAAGTTGCTGAAAGGATTTCAATTGATGAGAAGTATAAAACTTACCTGTGATAGGATAACAATCTGCTCCCCTTTGAACCTTGCCAGAGAATAACGTGACTTGGCTAGTAGTTTCAGCTAGGAGAAgataaaaccaataaaattaaaatccaaaaaagtgTATTGGACACAATGTTAAAAAGTGTTGAAGCAGTCTGTCACAGGACTAACCCCTATAGAGCCCTCGCATTCCTCCCTGCCAACAAGGGAGCAAAATCTCACGCATTAGCATATTACTTACAGAAAGAATACTATTATAAACGAACAGGTTATTACATTACTGAGTGCCTGGAAGTATAACATACTCTATCAGTGGTTCTGAAAGGGGAGTAAACACCAAACCAGCAATTATTAAATACGAAGGCTGACCCCCATCAACATGATATGGAACCTTGAAGCAAGAAGATATGAATCCAAATTTGTTGACATCTAAATCTGAAATTAATCTGATACAATAACTCGAATATAATGTACAGAGCCAGGATTCTAATGGCATACCAAATGCACTCTAGGATTAAGAACTACTTGAACTTTCATGAATGACCCAGCTCTAATTATGCCAAGCTCTGCTTCATCGCCTGCGAATCtgtataaaaacattattcattatATAATGGAAAAGTATGAAGCCCAAAGAACATTGATTATATGGATGTTCAAAGAAGAAAAGGCGGGAACAAGGTTATGAAGAGACTGAAAGAAAATTCCAAGCCTgaaataaagaaacaataacTAGAATTACGCCCTTTACTTTTGACTAATAAGATAACGGAATGCAATGCGCTCATTTGATCGAAATGGCACTGTTCCTTCACACCCCACATGAACATCGTCAAAGCTCACAATCACGTCCCCCTGAAAAGAACAACTACAATCAAAATTCTCAACAGAAAGAACAATTAGAGGTAGTAAGAAAAATCCATTTCAAGAAGAGATCGCTTGTTCAAGCTTTTAGTCTTATTCATAGATCAAATCATGCCACTAACCCATGCAAGAAAATGAGAAGGATTACCAATTCACACACAAGGACCAAatcttgtgaaaaaataaaatttccctGTTTAGAGTAGCTTTTTTGTGTGGTATAATTAGGAAccttttttatgaaaaacaatgtATTGCTATTACATTTTCTTTGATTCAGTATTCCTTTATCCTATTGCAGTTAGCACACTAAAAAATGCAGGATGgatatttatttatagatttgTTTGGATGTACATATTGAGAAgcacaataacaataaaatccaAGGTTTCCTTCCCGGTAACATTTTAGCAAGAATAGACTGTGCAATTCAAGTAGAGCACGCTTTTGAAGCTATAAATGGCCACTGTACCTCCTTTAAGACTCTATTTGCATCAGCGGTTGGTTCAACTCTCCGTACCAACACACCCTGCACAAACCAGACCTTATAAGGGAACTGCTTAGCAGATTGCACGAAGTTGCAATGATGTTGAGGAATGATAAAGATAACTTTTATTGCATATACCACTTAGAAGCAAAACGAAATTTGTAAAATATGTATTTGACAAAGAGGCATACCTCATTAGACTGTACTTTTAAGCATGCACGTAATGCCGGATTCTCCAACTTTTGCAGCATCACACCAAGTGAAGGAAAGCCTAGAAGTCAATGTAAAAGGAGTTTTATTGGGACAATCCCAAATCAACTGCATGATCAAGATACATGCTAGGTTTGCATTGCAAAATTCAATCAGGTGCCagtaagagaaaaggaaagtaaAACAATTGTTAATCTAGAAAGAAGCAAGAAGTGATGTGATATATGACACCGAATAGATTCAAAAGGCATTCAAACATTCTAAGGCATcgatatatatgtatataaactTTCAGCAACCTTCATAACAATAACAGATGAGAAATAAGAATGTCTATACTAGAGAATAGCCTGAAGGGACCTATTAAAGAACAAAAGTACGATTATAGTCATGCAAAACTAGCTGGTTAAAGGGGGTATTGAAGAGCCAAGAGAGCAAGAAATCATTATGACTTTTGCAGAAACTAGATAACAAGTAGTTTTATATGATATTGGTCAAAATAAGAACATGAAGTTTTTAGAGGAAGCTTGGTCCTTAAAATTGGCAAGCATGCACTGCTTGTCAacatcaaattctacaaattgACTTTCAATGCCAGAGCACGACATAAAGAGTGCACAGAATACACCATATAAACAATGTACAAAAGTATCTCACCAGTGTATTTCTCATTCCTCTCAAAGTCCTTTAGAAAATGAGATACTACTGTTGTTGGAATCACATATCCAATATTCTCAACCTCTTCAGACCTGTATACCTAAAAGAAATGTCTCATGAAAATGTCACAGGGAAAGAGATGCTGCAAATAGGAGTGAGTTGTTTTGCTAAATCAACAGCAAAATATGTTAATAACATCAAGAAGAAACTGCTTGGGGAACACTCATTCTTTTATCTAGTCATATGGACAAGTAATTGTAGACAAATTGAAAACTGGTGCATAGCATCATGCCAAAGAACCTACCTGAAATGCTACTCCAATGCACTCCCCCTGGTCATTGAATGCAGGACCACCGCTGTTACCTATAATTAGCTAGTATAAGCAGTAGCTATCACAGAGATGGGATAAAaccttgaaataaataaaagacaggGGCAAACACACATGCATCGATACAGAGGGGATTGTAAAAGTGATGAACCCAAATATATGCAATCTCCAAAATGCAAATACATAACCTGAAGAAGTTTTAACATACAGAAtggataaacaaataaacaagcATATGCATATACACACTAACCAGGATTTATTGCTGCGTCAATTTGAATACCCAACAAATCAGATGATCCATGAGCATACGATGTAACCTGATGATAATATGTTTGATAACACGATACAGAAAATTTGTTTATACATGGTGGTCAAGGAAGAACATCAAACAGACAATCATTGGCATGCCAGAAATAGATTAACAATTCAAACCTCGATACGAGACACAACCCCCTTTGTCACTGAAATGGTGTCTCCTCCAAGGGGATATCCTACAACTGTTACTGCGTCCTGCCCATTTAAAATGCAGCAGAAAAATGATTTTCTCAGAAAGAAGTACATAGCACTGTACAAAAGGATCTGAAACTTGTAAATTAGGATTAGGGCATCAGTCTGCACTTTGATAGGAAAACTACATGACCTCGGTGTACActgtaaattaaataaactataaatatcaCTACAAAAACATTGCCATGGTAAACCCCAAAGGTTTATTCTCATGAGCCCAGAAACATTTGATGCAGGTTTAAACAAGTGTGTGATAATTCAGGGCTGTTGCAAATGCTAGAACAAAAGGTTCATAGacctaaaaaaacacaaggGGCGAGGGCACTATGACCCTAAGTGAAAGGGTAATTTAACCTGAAGACGTGGTAAGTGTCCAAACTTGAGTGGTTCTGCTCCTTCCCAAAATTCCTCACTTTCTACTGAAAGCAAAGCAATGTCGCAATCAACTCCTCTGGCCAGTACCTGTGTATAAAATCACTAAGAGAACAGTAAGTTGCAAAATCCTAGCGTGTTCACAAGCGAGATTAACCAGTGCAGTCTGCAATTGCATTGGTTCATTTCCTTTGTTTAGTGGCGAATACCATGTCAACTGAAGCATGAGAATATCCAGAAAGTAATGACAAGTTGAAACagtcatattatttgtttccAAGGATGGCAGGTGGAACTGCTAATGAGAAAGTACTGGGACTCATAGAGACACCAATATCTC harbors:
- the LOC7457968 gene encoding protease Do-like 2, chloroplastic, which produces MAMAVANCCFSVVTSTVKFRCCVPSQPYLATSQHSVASVNCKAVVNRSRRPGEHKEGVSQKKSPGKSKDKRSSLHDEDDDGISGKRNAGKSQSMAFKSFGAQRKDKKEFKFDMKEQQFEPQNLKDAAFLDAVVKVYCTHTEPDYSLPWQKQRQYTSTGSAFMIGNGKLLTNAHCVEYYTQVKVKRRGDDTKYVAKVLARGVDCDIALLSVESEEFWEGAEPLKFGHLPRLQDAVTVVGYPLGGDTISVTKGVVSRIEVTSYAHGSSDLLGIQIDAAINPGNSGGPAFNDQGECIGVAFQVYRSEEVENIGYVIPTTVVSHFLKDFERNEKYTGFPSLGVMLQKLENPALRACLKVQSNEGVLVRRVEPTADANRVLKEGDVIVSFDDVHVGCEGTVPFRSNERIAFRYLISQKFAGDEAELGIIRAGSFMKVQVVLNPRVHLVPYHVDGGQPSYLIIAGLVFTPLSEPLIEEECEGSIGLKLLAKSRYSLARFKGEQIVILSQVLANEVNFGYEDMSNQQVLKFNGTQIKNIHHLAHLVDSCKNRYLVFEFEDNYLVVLEREAASACSSHILKDYGIPSERSSDLSEPYVDSLEDNQAVDQDFGNSTVTNLEVGFDGLLWT